Part of the Diabrotica virgifera virgifera chromosome 6, PGI_DIABVI_V3a genome, cactggtatggcttttctccagtgtgcactcgcaaatgtcttttcaaatcgTTTGCatgagtaaactgcttaaaacaaatttcacagttataaggcttttccccagtgtgcactctcaaatgtgtttttaaactccttgcttcactaaactgcttaaaacaaatttcacactggtatggcttttctccagtgtgcactcgaaaatgtcttttcaaatcgTTTGCtcgagtaaactgcttaaaacaaatttcacagttataaggtttttctccagtgtgcactctccaatgtgctttcaaattatgtttctgagaaaactgcttcaaacaaatgtcacacttgtaaggcttttcaaTAGAGTGTGTTTTTATAGGTCGTTTCAAGGATGTAGCATTCTTTACTGTTGCTTCTTCAGTGGTTGCATTTTGTTGTTCTGTAGAGCTTGCATGTTCAGTTTTCATGACTTTCAATTTGTCATgagaaaaacctaaaataaaaatacaaactaactATAAAAGTTTGTTAGAAAGAAGCAGAAACTAATGGGTAAAACAAAGGTAGTAACAAAATTTAGAAGATGGGATCTTTCGAAAAACAGACCATAAAAATCTACTTTTTTGCTATAATCAAGGTTCGAAAATATACAGTATATTCACAATTATCTAAGTCTAGGTTATCCGAGCCCTTAGGTTAACTAAGGCACCGCCTTATTGGCAGGAATTTCTTTGTAGTGTTTTGTCTACAACTGTTTTATTAAGAGTATAGTTTAGCTCcccaggcctagaaggcccatggctttattaagagcacaggcgcaaatattttacgtctatccctactttttctttcttaaCATGGTAAATTACGTACTGTAAAATTCTCACTGCTATGGATATGTATATAAACACtacttgacaatgacattgtcaccaTCAACTTTTACTAATTAAGTCGGTGTTTCAGTAATCATCtctaataaaaatcaaaattgtATGTTGCTAACTTTTCGAGAAAACTGATtttattagtacattctttcacggctttcgctgtaaattttaaagaaccgtttgaattgacattaaatttggcatacgcatagctaacatgtcaaagaacaaaaaaagttatattgtaccgatgtgtgcttttgtcctggagGTGAGTGTCACCCCCTGTCGGGGGTTAAAAGATAGATGTCCAAAATAAGTACGGAAATGGATATAgtaactaattttaagcaacttttgttctatagttttttcgccgagtcaacacttttcgagttatttgcgagtgaatatgttaatttttcagcAAAATTaccacgtttttagacagttttttgcaaataattcaaaaagtattttatcgaaaaaaatgtttttagcaaTAATATATCCCATAAAGTAGTAAAAATAATATGTTGTATGCATGAGGTCCCTAGacctagtagaaccagagttataggtaatgaaaaataggttcatattctcCAAATTCCAAagagaatatttcaacgtgaaatataacaaaaacgaagcactttttggggaaaactcattacaacctttttaaagtgtataaaaaaagctttatttctgtttttataaaaaaagtttctaccATCAactgtaagcaagttacgctcaaaataaagttggtcccttttgttttggcaaaaaacgGGTCAAGGTGAAAGGCGACTTTAAATTTAAgatgaaattagaaaaaattagggttaagtttgatcaggttatgttttagtcattaaagaatatttgaatggtacactagcattgtttaagaaaggACACTTTCTAGGTCACtttaattttcagttattaacttatttatattatttttgattaGGTTAGGTTTAATCAGGTTAAATTATTTCACTTTGAGGAATAAACAcggtatgattgttacacccggtatacaatgacaatttacctgtctagcaacaatattattatggcgatattgttaaagaataaggctataacatactaaaaaaatcactcaaatcagacaacaggtttagaaaattcgagacatctaacttgaataattcatcgagtgacccgctttttatgatcgcaagtgtaggttcatattcgccaaatttcaaagagaatatttaaacgtgaaatatcaaaaaaaaaacgaagcactttttggggaaaactcattacaacttttttaaagtgtataaaaaaagctttatttctgtttttataaaaaaagtttctaccatcaaatgtaagcaagttacgctcaaaataaagttggtcccttttgttttggcaaaaaaaaaaaacgggaagatcaccccttaattagcaacttatattaaattaatcgttaccacttcaccaGTTATTTTACTTAtcttgtgtttatatgatctgtaagtttcatcgattcaatttgcttatttttgaaaaaatttggttttaaaataaaatttttaattttgaaaaaaagcatttttttcaaaataacttaaaaattgttagagataccaaaaatctcaaacaatataaaaagtctgctttggttttctgaatattttgtgtAAGACAAAatttggttaagatttggtgtttctaaatttgcatccactcgtgataagtgactcgcccaagccattttaactacggccctttcaaaaataattactttgaaccgatgaaacttacagatcatataaaaaatatatacacgagtaaagaaacttgtaaagttgtaacgattaagttcatttgagaggctaattaggaggtgattttcccgatttttttttacaaaaaaaaagagactaactttattttgagcgtaacttgtttacttttgttgctacaattttttttataaaacaaaaataaagccttttataaaaactttaaaaaagttattacgagttttccccaaaaatgctttatttttggttatttcacattaaaatattcgatttggaactagatgaatatgaacctatttttcattagctataactctgcttctactagatatagagacctaatatacacaccgttttatttttcacttttttacaggctatatttttgctaagaatgtttttttcgacaaaatacttactttttaagatatttgcgaaaaaccgtctaaaaacgtggttattttgttgaaaaataaacatattcactcgcatataactcgaaaagtattaatttgacgcaaaaactctatagaacaaaagttgctcagAATTAGTGGTTTTATCTATTTTCGGACtcattttggacatatattttttcatctcCGAGAGGGTGTGAAAcacacccccagggcaaaagcacatgtcggcacaatatcactttttttatttgacttgttagctaagtgcatgccaaatttcatgtcaatccaagcagttctttaaaatttagaggttttgcaatattttaccgtttaAGAACGTACTATAATAATTTGTACATATTTATGTATAATTTCAaaccattttaaaatttttaattataataaatatttcaaatgtTAAATCTGTAACGAACTGTACTCATTTACAGAATGCAAAAAtctgtttttgtaaaaaaaaattgctgaaaaatcgtttataaaaggtatatatttatttaaaaacgctCTCAAAGGGTTTCATCTATCACAGAACGTGTTCGATCTAAGTAGATCATCGTCAGTGCTGTTATCTAAAATAACTATAACCATTTTATTGAATACaaatgttaaaaaattgaaatgttGACCAAGGTAAAAAAAGTTTGGTTATGCTTACAGGCAAATCACATGCTTatccaccaaaaatacatgggtaaaAATTCATATCTCTAAACAGCCTACCCTTTTATGAAACTAATATGGCCAACGAATATATACTCTAATATTAATAGAAAGGTACGGCCATGTAACGTTTTAGCATAGGATTTTGCGTTCCAACTGAGTTGGTGCCATGGAGGTGCATAGACCTGACAACGACTACGACATCTTAACCGATCTCATTACCGCCTGCACTGCTGCCGCAACATCCCTCGTCAACAAGCTtataaacgtgaccatctgtttCATATAAAAGCTTCTTCTAGCAGCTATATATTCTTTGATATGGCATAGTATATTCATAGACATATTAACTATAGACCAGGCTAGGTATATGCCGCTCAATgtatcggggtgtaacgccaatatcaaatACACTGCCTTCCTAAGCCAAAATGACATAACTGAATATTTGCGTAAAAGGTTGTGTAgggtgtttatttatttatatatttattatttattgacaGATTGAAGTTCATTAGtacataatataattaaaatgtcacacaaactagaaaaacaattcaaaataagatctagaacaataataaaattacttgctctCATTTAACAATTGAGAGCTAGTCCTATCATATAAAGTAATAAAATCTAAATATCTAAAACATCAGCCACTTTATTGTCATATTCTTTATGTGTATCAGATGGTATTACTTTTAAAAGAAACCAACTATcgatatggaaagatcaatggaatctttactgcttaacaaaccccacaagatacaccactttacaaccagtgattccacaaagtacctggtttaaaagttttaaagttccacgtaaatatataacaactataaatcgactaagttttgggcatgcttgctatccaagtcatttatataaaatacatGTGATTGAAGACGataattgcaaacattgcggAAAACGGGGTGACCTTGATCATAActtttttgaatgtactaagtttcaacaacattcaaattctctttataaaaatttaattaaacttgatatgcatgcaccattcaatatccAGTCTCTGCTGGCTATACGCTCaaaacaaatatacaatatcattatagatttcttgtcacATACACGCACGGTCCTATAAGATTTGTACGCGagcatgatattttttatgatttaagttcagatttgcatcctttttttctatcataaataaatattatatcaCTTTATCGGAGatccattattgtttttattgtattgtattatttattgtattactatattgtttctgtttaattttgtattagggataggattgtatattttttattgcaactggctgaatgacgaatggctatgccattaaataaaaaaaaaaaagaaaatatctaAAACATTTTGCAATTGACCAATACAACTCATCTTAGGACAAAGACTAACAGTAATTGACAAATCAGTCCTGAAGTTAAAACAttaggttaaatataaatgtaatgaTGTGATGGATGGCAATGTGGCATTGAAAGTGTTAAAGTGTTTGATTTTTCGCCAACGATAAACCCGAAAATTTCGAGAATTGTTGCGAAAATTAAATGTTAACTGACAGTACCAGGTGATTATAAAGTGAAGAACAATAAAATAAGTGTAAATCCACTGCGAAAAAGTGATATTCGGTGTTAAAAACAATACTGACAATAAGAAAAAGAAGTAAGGTTATATTGATAAGATAAATAAAACCGTGACCAGAcacctcgtaacgcgacagttcgtaaccggacagttggtaacggacaattcgtaacagcgacagttcgtaacggcgacacttggtaacggcgacagttcgtcactatacaaattcgtaacggacaattcgtaacgtccaaattgaattattctgtttatttttgttaacgtggaaactaactgttattacagttataattgaaattatgtttatcaatttaactaATCAGTACggggataaacatgtttaacacattttatattttgtgtttcagtgtatattaaaagtctttaaacacaaacaaatatttaaatacatacaaacttttaacaatattcttaaaagtttactcctcttattgttccttaaatttgcgtAAGCCTAAACAAAGGTATAATGAAGTACTGAATTCCTGAAATCTTTAATCTGACAACCGTCTTTGGTCTTTAGACATTCCAAactctttaaataaacattttgtaaagaaaagattataattacctgttattataaattataataaaccttgtgattgCTAATAGCTTTGGGTcattcaatcaacggttatagttgataagagggatggcttggaatactttaatacttggtttaaatacttttattatattattaaacacgaaatatttttttttatttatttatttattgcttatttACAATCTACTTCAATACAGTAATAAGTAAATATGATGTATGTTCTTGGCTTGTGGCAGGTGTCGTCCATTGACGACTCTCTGGAATTTACCTAGCAGCTAGGTCTTCTGGCCAAAGTCTTTTCAGACGTCTGTCAACCAGTGGGGGGTTGAATAATTCATCTATGAGATGGTTTGGATGGTCTGCGCTGCGATTCATGTACCTTCTGGAGTGGTCAGCAATCACATCATTGATGAAGGGGATGTTGAGGTCTGCATGAAGGGTTTGGTTTGACACATACCATGGGGCTTTAGCTAACATACGAATAGTTTTTGACTGGAATGTCTGTAGTATTTTGGTGTTGGATGGTTTGCTACAGCCCCACAGCTCGATTCCGTATGTCCACACTGGTTTGAGTATTGTTTTATAGATGGTCAGTTTGTTTTCTAATGAAAGTTGCGATCTTCTGTTGATTAGCCAgctcatatttttaacttttaggtCGAGGTGTCGTCGTTTGGCTGCAATATGTGATTTCCAAGTAAGTTTTTcgtctagatgaaggcccaggtacTTTACTTCTGTTTTTATTGGTATAGGTGAATTATTTAGGTGTAGTTGTGGACATCTAATTCTTCGATTTGTGAAATTTACTTGACAAGACTTGTTTGTGTTGACGTTTATTTTCCAGCATTTAAGCCAGTCTTCTAGTTCATTGAGATGATTTTGCAATTTGTTAAATGCTAATATTTCGTTGATGTCTGATGCTAGTATACCAGTGTCATCCGCAAATGTTGCCATTAGTGTATTTTCGCTAATAGGAATATCAGCAGTGAAGATTTGGTAAAGGAATGGGCCAAGTACACtgccttgaggtactccggatttTATTTGGTGGTAGTTGGATAGAGTACCTTCGTATTTAACTTGGAAGTATCTGTCGGACAAGTATGATTTAAGGAGGAGGTAGATTTGGTCAGTTAGCTGAGTTTTTATTTTAAAGAGAAGTCCCTCGTGCcacactctatcaaatgcttgctGTATATCGAGGAATGCTGATAGACATATTTGTTTCCCTTCTAGGCTCTCTTTTATTTTGTTGACTAATCTATGGCACTGTTGTATGGTTGAGTGATTTGAGCGAAAACCAAACTGATGATCTGGGATAAGGTTTTCTATAGGTATTATTGTTTCTATTCTGTTAAGGATTAACCTTTCGAATACTCTTGATAAAGTCGGAAGGAGACTTATTGGTCTGTACGAACTGGCTTCAGTTAGAGGTTTACCAGGTTTAGGTATCATTATAATTTGTGCATACTTCCATTGCACTGGAAAATAACATAGTCTCAGGAGGCTattaaaaataatggttattaagACGACACCTTTTCTTGGGAGTTTTTTTAAGATTTCGCCAGTTATGAGGTCAAATCCTGGAGCTTTATGAGGGTTAAGCAGGTTGATTTCGTTACGGACTTCATTTGGTGAGAAGTATTTTAGTGGTAATGATAGCTGACAGGGTGCATTGAGGAAGTCTCTAATTTTCTCGTCGTTAATATCGTTGGCCTCTGGGGTGGAGAAGACGGTTGATAGATGTTCTGCAAATCTGTTGGATTTTTCTATATCTGATCGAGCCCAGGCTCCATCATTTTTTCTAATTGGTGATTTCATTACTACCGGCTTTTTGAATTTCTTTGTGGCTTTCCAAAGAGAGTTGTCGTCAAGAGAAAGGTTTGTGACATATCTTTCAAAGGATTCGTTTTTGGCTGTTTGGATAGCGGAATGAAGTCTGTGTGTGAGTCTGTTAAGATTTGTTTTATCTATCGCGTTTCTTGTTCTTTGCCATTTGTGACGGGCTCTTCTTCTCTCTTCTACTAGTGTTCTAATATGGAGGGGTATACTATACCTTTCATCGATGGTTTTTTCCTTTACAGGAGTAGCTTTCCAAGCGGCCTGTTGTATTTGTTCcgttaaatattttacagcttctTCAATATCGTTTTTGTGCTTGAGTCGAATGTCAAGagatattttatcatttatttcttctttgaattgAACCCAATTCGTGTTACTGGAACATAGCCTTGGTGCAGGagttttccaaattatattggtACTTAAGGTAATCAAGATGGGACTGTGGTCCGAATGGAGATCAAAACTGGGGGTGATGTCGCTGTGTATTTCAGGTATTCCCTTAGTTATAGCAAAGTCTAACAGATCAGGAATTTTGTTGTTATCAGTGGGCCAGTATGTGGGGGTACCAGTTGTTAGGTATTTCAGGTTATTATCTTGTATGATCTTTAATAGATTTCTGCCTTTTGGAGGTATCAGTCTTGCTCCCCAGGTTGTATGTTTTGCATTCCAGTCCCCTGCCACTAGGAAATGTGAGCCAAGTTGTTCAAAAAACTCTCTGTATTCCTCCAGATTTATGGTGTGGCGTGGTGGGCTGTAGATAGAAGCTATTGTTAGTGGAAAGGTGAGCGCATGTACTTTTATGATAGTACTCTGAATTTTGTTGGTGATATATGGAGCAAGTTCGTAGTGTTTTATAGCTGTACGAATTATTACAACTGAACCAGCATGGGCTGTTCCATCTGGATGGTTTGCGTAATAGACAGAGTAgtgtggaatttttataaaagACCTCTCAGTTGTGTGACTCTCGGATATAAGTAGGATgtctattttgtttaattttagaaatagtaTAATTTCTTGCACATGGTTTGTTAGACCATTTGCGTTCCACTCTGCTATTCTAAGTGAGTTAGCCATTACGACGTTCTATTTATCACTGTTGTAAGCATGCTTAGTATCATGCTGTTTTGGTTTATCAATTGtgcaaacatatttttaaattagttgAGGAACTCTGTAAGTTTATTTGAAAGGTCTGAATTATTGTTGTTGTCTTGTGAAGAAGTATTAGTTGCTGCAACTTGAGCATATGTTACATGTGATTGGTGTATGTGGTGAGCATTAGTGTTATTATTATTTAGGCTTGCAACTCTAGGTACAGGAATGCtgcttattatatttttgtttttcgaattgACTAGGTCTTTATATATAGCACATCCTTTATAGTTTGCTGGATGATTGCCATTACATAAGGCACATGTTGCTGGTGTGTCGCGTGCTTTTTTGCAGGTTTTTGTGTCATGTGATCCTCCGCATTTAACACAGGCGAATGGCCTTAGGCAGTAACTTTTTGAATGCCCGTATTTTTGACACCTTGTGCAttgaactattgtattttttattctagGTGGTTCTACTGTTATTATGCAGTTTCGTAGGACTTGTAGGTTAAATATGTTTTTGTTGTTTTCGTTTGGCTCTATATCGACAAAGAATAAGGGCAATGGTTCTTTGGTAACTCTATGTCTAACATTAATTatgttgcgaactttaaaacccttattatttaattcatGCGAGATATCTGCTGTGGGTATTGAACGGTGTAATCCTCTTATGACAACTCTATAGGCCCTCTCTTGTTTCGGTTGGTAAGTGTGATGTACAATGTTTTCTTTTCTAAGGTGCTGTATGAGTGTCCTGTAGGTGTCTGAGTTTGTAGGGTTAATTTTTACTGTATTATTTGAAATGGTTTTGGTGTAATAGGTTTCTGCCGCAGTTGCAGTTGAAAGGTTTGCTATCATAGCACTATAGTCAGTAACTCCATAAATATAGATTGGTGGCGGTGAGGGATCTTTTTTGGTGatatttgtgttttgtgtatttgaTAAATTGTCTGTTTGTTCATCTAGATTTTCTTTTGAGAGGGAATCAAATCTGTTTTGTGTTTGGATTTGGTTGGACTTTTCTGAAGTTGTTTGTCTTTTCATCCTTTTTCTCTTATTGGCAACTTCTTGCCAAGGATGTTTATTTTGGTTTTcaaacacgaaatatgaaatgccttaaaaatgtttatcctgatactgattcgttaaattgataaccATAATTacatttataactgtaataacagttagtttccacgttaacaacaataaacagaagaattcaatttggacgttacgaattgtccgttacgaatttgtatagttacgaactgtagc contains:
- the LOC114328678 gene encoding zinc finger protein 45-like isoform X3, with amino-acid sequence MEATEDIKDFKVEIKEEQEEYDLESSKSILYSQLSTEIEIGDVKNEPKDESGFSHDKLKVMKTEHASSTEQQNATTEEATVKNATSLKRPIKTHSIEKPYKCDICLKQFSQKHNLKAHWRVHTGEKPYNCEICFKQFTRANDLKRHFRVHTGEKPYQCEICFKQFSEARSLKTHLRVHTGEKPYNCEICFKQFTHANDLKRHLRVHTGEKPYQCEICFKQFSKASSLKTHLSVHTGEKPYNCEICFKKFTLAGHLKVHLRSHTGEKPYKCDICFKQFTQRGSLKTHLRKHSA